In Sedimentibacter sp. MB31-C6, one genomic interval encodes:
- the smc gene encoding chromosome segregation protein SMC, with amino-acid sequence MFLKKIYVNGFKSFAEKTDIMVEKGITAIVGPNGSGKSNISDAIKWVLGEQSAKSLRGGKMDDVIFAGTQKRMPLGYAEVNLIFNNESGIIPIEYKEVSIKRKLYKTGESEYYINKQQCRLKDIKELFMDTGIGRDGYSFIGQGRVEDILSPNSDTRREVFEEAAGIVKFKTRKEESKRKLEKTNDNLDRVEDIIHELEERLEPLKEQSNIAQKYINLKSDLKKYELNYFVREYEKHNEALKLLDNQKKQTIEEKEKLQKRREAFSETIMNQKEKINSLQEKIKEVEEILLAKNKEYENYLSLSHVHSEKSLLYKNNINNIQEEIESLIKRNQEIQNSIEELKIEKVKYEESLKSNTDKFNSMNSEILGYKAEIDKIVNAIEKERNDLFELNKEINKLNSTKSTIESFMNNDTERIQQLSNEITEEETENNNKNDIIIKIKNEQNEIKEKLTLEKQELKEEINKFKIFEDKKNNLEAEINRLRDELSSTKSKHNILSNMEAYYDGYFKSIKVLMNKKDNNAMLKKNILGTVGDIIKTKKEYETAIEIALGSAIQNIIVKGEKEAEAIIDYLKESKIGRVTFLPIDSIQERSLNQFEKAVLYDPCVINTGDKLVETDTKYNKVIKHLLGRILIVDTLNNGFKISKKIGGSIKIVSLQGDVINSGGSVTGGHVGRNQNFLGRKREIEECKILIEKDSKNLEIKNNELSKLVNDLKLCNESINKINNDISEKNNLYNMSESKKNMLQEQVEKTSVVINKYLKELNYIEEEKAKREKEILDIENQKEICKEKIDLKEKNIENIALQNDDNKKKYEEYNSIILKQRDQVSQINQDIKLIEEKISNFESEIQRNKNNKNSKIENLENTEREIQKATELINEYTIKIEKLKIEINDINIKYSNDKENLSKIQNEIYEFQNKINDANKALTDALDDENSMNVKIEREKSRIEDISTKLWEEYELNYAMALNYKDDSVSQSRLYNDVNKYKKAIKELGNINLNAIEEYKEVKDRYQFLTKQKKDLIDAKEQLNDVIKELELKMKDRFLEEFTNIRLKFNEVFTKLFNGGKGDVYLEDEADALNSNIEIAIQPPGKKLSKISLLSGGEKALTAIALLFAILKTKPTPFCILDEIEAALDDVNIVRFSQYLKEFSKETQFIVITHRKGTMENSDILYGVTMEEKGVTKLVSLKLSDVDDKLI; translated from the coding sequence ATGTTTTTAAAAAAAATATATGTAAATGGATTTAAATCCTTTGCCGAAAAAACTGATATAATGGTCGAAAAAGGTATAACTGCAATTGTTGGTCCTAACGGAAGTGGAAAAAGCAATATCTCAGATGCTATTAAATGGGTATTAGGTGAACAAAGTGCTAAATCTTTAAGAGGCGGAAAAATGGACGACGTAATTTTTGCTGGAACTCAAAAAAGAATGCCCTTAGGATATGCAGAGGTTAATTTAATTTTCAATAATGAATCAGGTATTATTCCAATTGAATATAAAGAAGTAAGTATAAAAAGAAAGCTTTATAAAACTGGAGAAAGCGAATATTATATAAATAAACAACAATGTAGACTTAAGGACATTAAAGAACTATTCATGGATACAGGTATTGGGAGAGATGGTTATTCATTTATTGGACAAGGTAGGGTTGAAGATATTTTAAGTCCTAATTCCGATACTAGAAGAGAAGTGTTTGAAGAAGCTGCTGGTATCGTAAAATTCAAAACAAGGAAAGAAGAATCAAAAAGGAAACTTGAAAAAACAAATGACAATCTCGACAGAGTTGAAGATATAATACATGAATTAGAAGAACGTTTAGAACCTTTAAAAGAACAAAGTAATATTGCACAAAAATATATTAATTTAAAAAGTGATTTGAAAAAATATGAATTAAATTACTTTGTGAGAGAATATGAAAAACATAATGAAGCTTTAAAATTGTTAGATAATCAAAAAAAACAGACTATAGAAGAAAAAGAGAAACTTCAAAAAAGAAGAGAAGCTTTTTCTGAAACTATAATGAATCAAAAAGAAAAAATTAATAGTCTTCAAGAAAAAATAAAAGAAGTTGAAGAAATTCTTTTAGCTAAAAATAAAGAATATGAAAATTATTTAAGTTTAAGTCATGTGCATAGTGAAAAGAGTCTTTTATACAAAAATAATATCAATAATATTCAAGAAGAAATAGAATCTTTAATTAAAAGAAATCAAGAAATACAAAATTCCATTGAAGAATTAAAAATAGAAAAAGTTAAATATGAGGAAAGTTTAAAAAGCAATACTGATAAATTTAATTCTATGAATTCTGAAATATTGGGATATAAAGCAGAAATAGATAAGATTGTTAATGCAATTGAAAAAGAAAGAAATGATTTATTTGAACTCAACAAAGAAATAAATAAACTTAATAGTACAAAAAGCACAATTGAATCTTTTATGAATAATGATACAGAAAGAATACAACAACTTTCAAATGAAATCACTGAAGAAGAAACAGAAAATAATAATAAAAATGATATAATAATAAAGATTAAAAATGAACAAAATGAAATAAAAGAAAAATTAACTTTAGAAAAACAAGAACTAAAAGAAGAAATTAATAAATTTAAAATTTTTGAAGATAAAAAAAACAATTTAGAAGCAGAAATAAATAGATTAAGAGATGAATTAAGCAGCACAAAATCAAAACATAATATTTTGTCTAATATGGAAGCTTATTATGATGGTTATTTTAAAAGCATTAAAGTTCTAATGAATAAAAAAGATAATAATGCAATGCTTAAAAAAAACATATTAGGAACTGTTGGCGATATAATTAAAACAAAAAAAGAATATGAAACAGCTATTGAAATAGCATTAGGTTCAGCAATACAAAATATTATTGTCAAAGGTGAAAAAGAAGCTGAAGCCATCATAGACTATTTGAAAGAAAGCAAAATAGGAAGAGTAACATTTTTGCCAATTGATTCAATTCAAGAAAGAAGTTTGAATCAATTTGAAAAAGCTGTTTTATATGATCCTTGTGTAATTAATACTGGAGATAAGCTAGTTGAAACAGACACAAAATATAACAAGGTTATAAAACATTTATTAGGCAGAATCCTTATAGTAGATACCTTAAATAATGGATTTAAAATATCAAAAAAAATTGGTGGCTCTATTAAAATTGTAAGTTTACAAGGTGATGTTATTAATTCAGGAGGATCTGTAACTGGTGGACATGTTGGGAGAAATCAAAACTTTTTAGGACGAAAAAGAGAAATTGAAGAATGTAAAATTTTAATTGAAAAGGATTCTAAGAATTTGGAAATTAAAAATAATGAGTTAAGTAAACTTGTTAATGACTTAAAACTATGTAATGAGTCAATTAACAAAATTAATAATGACATTAGTGAAAAGAATAATTTATATAATATGTCAGAATCTAAAAAGAACATGTTACAAGAACAGGTTGAAAAAACATCAGTTGTAATTAATAAATATTTAAAAGAATTAAATTATATTGAGGAAGAAAAAGCAAAACGTGAAAAAGAAATTTTAGATATTGAAAATCAAAAAGAAATATGTAAAGAAAAAATAGACTTAAAAGAAAAGAATATTGAAAATATTGCTTTGCAAAATGACGATAATAAGAAAAAGTATGAAGAGTATAATTCTATTATATTGAAACAGAGAGATCAGGTCTCTCAGATTAATCAAGATATAAAGCTTATTGAAGAAAAAATAAGTAATTTTGAATCTGAAATTCAAAGAAATAAAAATAATAAAAATTCAAAAATAGAAAATTTAGAAAATACTGAAAGAGAAATACAAAAGGCTACTGAATTAATAAATGAATATACTATAAAAATTGAAAAATTGAAAATAGAAATTAATGATATCAATATAAAATACAGTAATGATAAAGAAAATTTATCAAAGATACAAAATGAAATTTATGAATTTCAAAATAAAATCAATGATGCAAACAAGGCTTTAACAGATGCATTAGATGATGAAAATTCAATGAATGTAAAAATTGAAAGAGAAAAGTCTCGTATTGAAGATATTTCAACAAAACTTTGGGAAGAATATGAATTGAATTATGCCATGGCTTTGAATTATAAAGATGATAGTGTCAGTCAATCTAGACTTTATAATGATGTTAACAAATATAAGAAGGCTATAAAAGAGCTCGGTAATATTAATTTAAATGCAATTGAAGAATATAAAGAAGTAAAAGATAGATACCAATTCCTTACTAAACAAAAGAAAGATTTAATAGATGCTAAAGAACAACTTAATGATGTTATAAAAGAACTTGAATTGAAGATGAAAGATAGATTTTTAGAAGAATTTACAAATATTAGATTGAAATTTAATGAAGTTTTTACTAAACTATTTAATGGCGGAAAAGGAGATGTTTATTTAGAAGATGAGGCTGATGCATTAAACAGCAATATTGAAATTGCAATACAACCACCAGGAAAAAAATTAAGCAAGATTTCATTGCTTTCTGGTGGAGAAAAAGCTTTAACTGCTATTGCTTTATTATTTGCAATATTAAAGACAAAACCAACGCCATTCTGTATACTAGATGAAATCGAAGCAGCTTTAGATGATGTAAACATTGTTAGATTTTCTCAATATTTAAAAGAATTTTCAAAGGAAACACAATTTATTGTAATTACTCACAGAAAAGGAACTATGGAAAATTCTGATATTCTATATGGTGTAACTATGGAGGAAAAAGGAGTAACTAAATTAGTATCATTAAAACTATCGGATGTTGATGATAAATTAATTTAG
- the ftsY gene encoding signal recognition particle-docking protein FtsY — translation MKPEKKGFFAKLKEGLSKTKKNLTEQIENIVFQHKKIDEDFLDELEEILITSDMGVETTLDIIEYIKGEVKKNKIEDTTEIKNIIKQYLINMLKKHEKNEDNIKQQRVILVVGVNGVGKTTSIGKIAYRLKSSGNKVIVAAADTFRAAAVEQLKEWCNRADVDIIASEQGSDPGSVIFDAIHASKARNSDVLICDTAGRLHNKKNLMNELSKIFKILDREFSEAKIDVYLVIDATTGQNGIIQAKLFRETCDINGLILTKLDGTAKGGIAFPIVNELQIPIKYIGVGEQIDDLQNFDAENFVNAIFE, via the coding sequence ATGAAACCAGAGAAAAAAGGATTTTTTGCTAAACTAAAAGAAGGTTTATCAAAAACAAAGAAAAATCTTACAGAACAAATTGAGAACATTGTTTTTCAACATAAAAAAATAGATGAGGACTTCCTGGATGAGTTAGAAGAAATTCTTATTACATCTGATATGGGAGTTGAAACAACTTTAGATATTATTGAATATATAAAAGGAGAAGTAAAGAAAAATAAAATCGAAGATACTACAGAAATTAAAAATATAATAAAACAATATTTAATTAATATGTTAAAAAAACACGAAAAAAATGAAGATAATATAAAGCAACAAAGGGTAATATTAGTAGTTGGTGTAAATGGTGTAGGTAAAACAACTTCTATAGGTAAAATTGCATATAGATTAAAATCTTCAGGTAATAAAGTAATTGTAGCAGCTGCTGATACATTTAGAGCAGCAGCAGTTGAACAACTTAAAGAGTGGTGCAATAGAGCAGATGTAGATATTATTGCATCAGAGCAAGGTTCAGATCCTGGATCAGTAATTTTTGATGCAATTCATGCTTCTAAAGCTCGTAATAGTGATGTTTTAATATGTGATACAGCTGGTAGATTGCATAATAAGAAAAATTTAATGAATGAATTAAGCAAAATATTTAAGATATTAGATAGAGAATTTTCAGAAGCCAAAATTGATGTTTACTTAGTAATAGATGCAACAACAGGTCAAAATGGTATTATTCAAGCTAAATTATTTAGAGAAACTTGCGATATAAATGGATTGATTTTAACTAAACTAGATGGAACTGCCAAAGGTGGAATAGCCTTTCCTATCGTTAATGAATTACAAATTCCAATAAAATATATTGGTGTTGGAGAACAAATTGATGACTTGCAAAATTTTGATGCAGAAAACTTTGTAAATGCAATTTTCGAATAA
- the ylxM gene encoding YlxM family DNA-binding protein, with protein sequence MSEKNFIYSILYDYYKDLLKENQANIIDLYYNQDYSLSEIAENMNISRQGVHDALKRAEKSLIEYEKKIKLHFKFKKYYKVAENIIRLTASITDEKYKDTTDNIITEARKIINEG encoded by the coding sequence ATGTCAGAGAAAAATTTTATATATAGTATACTTTATGACTATTATAAAGATTTATTGAAAGAAAATCAGGCAAATATAATTGACCTATATTATAATCAGGACTACAGCTTGTCTGAAATTGCTGAAAACATGAACATTAGCAGACAGGGTGTACATGATGCACTTAAGAGAGCTGAAAAGAGCTTGATAGAATATGAAAAGAAAATTAAATTACACTTCAAGTTTAAAAAATACTATAAGGTTGCAGAAAATATAATAAGGCTTACTGCAAGTATAACTGATGAAAAATATAAAGATACAACAGATAATATAATTACAGAAGCGCGTAAAATAATAAATGAAGGGTAG
- the ffh gene encoding signal recognition particle protein, translated as MFENLSDKLQNTLKKLRGKGKLTEKDIDIAMKEVKMSLLEADVNYKVVKMFVNNVKERALGHEVMDSLSPGQQVVKIVHDELVNIMGEGESKLNFSPNDITYFMMCGLQGAGKTTATGKLAKKLKKEGKRPLLVACDIYRPAAIKQLEVVGGNVDVPVFSMGDKTSPVIIAQEAMKHALKNGNDIVIIDTAGRLHIDEELMEELVQIKETVNPEEILLLLDAMTGQDAVKVAETFNKYLEITGVILTKVDGDARGGAALSIRNVVDKPIKFLSVGEKMDQIETFHPDRMASRILGMGDVLSIIEKAQDAFDEKQAIELQKKLKTQEFNLEDFLSQLQQMKNMGPLDEILEMIPGLGGNKKLKGLKVDEKELKHTEAIIQSMTKKERMSPSLINGSRRKRIAAGSGTSVQKVNQLLKQYEEMRKMMKKFSSMEKMGKKKGGLGGLGNFKMPF; from the coding sequence ATGTTTGAAAATTTATCTGATAAACTTCAAAATACATTAAAGAAATTAAGAGGTAAAGGCAAGCTTACAGAAAAAGACATAGATATAGCAATGAAAGAAGTTAAAATGTCATTGCTTGAAGCTGACGTTAACTATAAAGTAGTTAAAATGTTTGTAAACAATGTAAAAGAAAGAGCCTTGGGCCATGAAGTAATGGATAGTCTATCCCCTGGACAACAAGTTGTTAAAATAGTTCACGATGAACTAGTTAATATAATGGGCGAAGGAGAAAGTAAGCTTAATTTTAGTCCAAATGATATAACATATTTTATGATGTGTGGTCTTCAAGGTGCTGGTAAAACAACAGCAACAGGAAAACTTGCTAAAAAGTTAAAAAAAGAAGGTAAAAGGCCATTGCTTGTTGCTTGTGACATTTACAGACCTGCAGCTATAAAACAGTTAGAGGTCGTTGGTGGAAATGTAGATGTTCCTGTTTTTTCAATGGGTGATAAAACAAGTCCAGTAATTATTGCTCAAGAGGCAATGAAACATGCCTTAAAAAATGGTAATGATATTGTTATTATAGATACAGCTGGTCGTTTACATATAGACGAAGAGCTAATGGAAGAGCTAGTTCAAATTAAAGAAACTGTTAATCCAGAAGAAATTCTTTTGTTATTAGATGCAATGACTGGTCAAGATGCAGTAAAAGTTGCTGAAACATTCAATAAATACTTGGAAATTACAGGTGTAATATTAACAAAAGTAGATGGAGATGCAAGAGGCGGTGCTGCCCTTTCAATTAGAAATGTTGTAGATAAACCTATAAAATTTTTGTCTGTGGGAGAAAAGATGGATCAAATAGAAACTTTTCATCCAGACAGAATGGCATCTAGAATACTTGGCATGGGAGATGTATTATCAATTATTGAAAAGGCTCAAGATGCCTTTGATGAAAAACAAGCCATTGAACTACAAAAAAAATTAAAAACTCAAGAATTCAACTTAGAAGATTTTTTATCACAATTACAACAAATGAAAAACATGGGACCTTTAGACGAAATACTGGAAATGATACCAGGTTTAGGTGGCAATAAGAAACTTAAAGGCTTAAAGGTTGATGAAAAAGAACTAAAACATACTGAAGCTATAATTCAATCAATGACTAAAAAAGAACGCATGAGTCCATCATTAATAAATGGAAGCAGAAGAAAAAGAATTGCTGCTGGAAGTGGAACTTCAGTTCAAAAAGTAAATCAGTTATTAAAACAATATGAAGAAATGCGTAAAATGATGAAGAAGTTTTCTTCTATGGAAAAAATGGGTAAGAAAAAAGGTGGCTTAGGTGGACTTGGTAATTTCAAAATGCCATTTTAA
- the rpsP gene encoding 30S ribosomal protein S16 codes for MSVKIRLKRMGSKKKPFYRIVVADSRSPRDGRFIEEIGYYNPVVEPKVVKINDESAIKWLNDGAKPTDTVSMLFKTNGIYEKRDENK; via the coding sequence ATGTCAGTAAAAATCAGATTAAAAAGAATGGGTTCTAAGAAGAAACCTTTTTACAGAATAGTTGTAGCTGATTCTCGTTCTCCAAGAGATGGACGTTTTATAGAAGAAATCGGATATTACAACCCTGTAGTTGAACCAAAAGTAGTTAAAATTAACGATGAAAGTGCTATTAAATGGTTAAACGATGGAGCAAAACCTACAGATACAGTTAGTATGTTATTTAAAACTAATGGTATTTATGAAAAAAGAGATGAAAACAAATAA
- a CDS encoding KH domain-containing protein, whose product MGELVEYIAKSLVDNPDLVTVTEVEGSQSLIIELKVAPDDMGKVIGKQGRIAKAIRTVVKAAATKDNKRVIVEIIQ is encoded by the coding sequence ATGGGTGAATTAGTAGAATATATAGCAAAATCACTAGTAGATAATCCGGATCTTGTAACAGTAACTGAAGTAGAAGGAAGTCAATCACTTATAATAGAATTAAAAGTCGCTCCTGATGATATGGGTAAAGTAATTGGTAAACAAGGTAGAATAGCTAAGGCAATAAGAACAGTAGTAAAAGCTGCTGCTACAAAAGATAACAAAAGAGTTATAGTTGAAATTATTCAATAA
- the rimM gene encoding ribosome maturation factor RimM (Essential for efficient processing of 16S rRNA), with product MKDYIKVGKIVNTHGVKGYLKCIPLTDDLNRFDELDYIYTEMDDVKRKIKDVWYRKGMVYIYLENIEDMDTAESFRDTYISILEDQLRKLPESTYYLFDLEGLKVYSTEGKYLGNISTIYQTGANDVYEVKNNNTSYLIPAIKDVVKEVNLKNNIMIINVIEGLLE from the coding sequence ATGAAAGATTATATAAAGGTAGGAAAAATAGTTAATACTCATGGTGTAAAAGGTTACTTGAAATGTATACCATTAACTGACGATTTAAATCGATTTGATGAACTCGACTACATCTACACAGAAATGGATGATGTTAAAAGAAAAATCAAAGATGTTTGGTATAGAAAAGGCATGGTTTATATTTATTTAGAGAATATTGAAGATATGGATACTGCTGAAAGTTTTCGAGATACCTATATTTCTATATTGGAAGACCAGTTGAGAAAACTTCCAGAGAGTACATATTATTTATTTGACCTTGAAGGTCTTAAGGTGTACTCAACAGAAGGAAAGTATTTAGGTAATATAAGTACAATTTATCAAACTGGCGCTAATGATGTATATGAAGTGAAAAATAATAATACTTCCTATTTAATACCTGCCATTAAAGATGTTGTTAAAGAAGTAAATTTAAAAAACAATATAATGATTATAAATGTTATAGAGGGGCTTTTGGAATGA
- the trmD gene encoding tRNA (guanosine(37)-N1)-methyltransferase TrmD yields the protein MTFDVITLFPELIDVYTKNGIIGRAIDNNTFNLKYVNLREYSEDKHKKVDDYPYGGGPGMLLKPEPMFNALNAIKRDNSYIIYLSPKGNLFTQKKAKELSAKEHIILIAGHYEGIDQRIIDKYVDEEISMGDYVMTSGELPALMIIDAVGRLIPGVLGSDESSIEESHSNNLLEYPQYTRPESYKNIKVPDILLSGHHKKIKEWRRFKAIEVTLDRRPDLIKDEKIIEEYNKLKKIYK from the coding sequence ATGACATTTGATGTAATAACTTTATTTCCTGAGCTAATAGATGTTTATACTAAAAACGGAATTATTGGCAGAGCAATTGATAATAATACATTTAATTTGAAATATGTTAATCTCAGAGAATATTCTGAAGATAAGCATAAAAAAGTGGATGATTATCCATATGGTGGAGGTCCAGGTATGCTGTTAAAACCTGAACCTATGTTTAATGCTTTGAATGCTATAAAACGAGACAATTCATATATTATTTATTTATCACCAAAAGGCAATTTGTTTACACAAAAAAAGGCCAAGGAGCTTTCTGCTAAAGAACATATAATACTTATCGCTGGACATTATGAAGGCATAGATCAAAGAATCATAGACAAATATGTGGATGAAGAAATTTCTATGGGAGATTATGTGATGACAAGTGGAGAACTTCCAGCTCTTATGATTATTGATGCAGTAGGTAGATTAATACCAGGTGTATTAGGATCTGATGAATCTTCAATAGAAGAATCTCATAGCAATAATTTACTGGAATACCCACAATATACTAGGCCTGAAAGCTACAAAAATATAAAAGTTCCAGATATTCTATTGTCTGGTCATCATAAAAAAATTAAAGAGTGGCGTCGTTTTAAAGCAATTGAAGTTACCCTCGATAGACGTCCAGATTTAATAAAAGATGAAAAAATTATAGAAGAATACAACAAATTAAAAAAAATATACAAATAA
- the rplS gene encoding 50S ribosomal protein L19, with protein MDLIKSIELEQVKSEVTPFNVGDTIKVHVRIKEGNRERVQVFEGIVIKKQGGSNRATFTVRKLSYGVGVERTFPIHSPKIEKIEVVRKGKVRRARLFYLRERTGKAAKVKELRNY; from the coding sequence ATGGATTTAATAAAATCAATTGAATTAGAACAAGTTAAAAGTGAAGTTACACCTTTTAATGTGGGAGATACAATTAAAGTACACGTTAGAATAAAAGAAGGTAACAGAGAAAGAGTTCAGGTATTCGAAGGTATTGTAATTAAAAAACAAGGCGGAAGTAACCGAGCAACTTTTACCGTAAGAAAACTTTCTTACGGAGTAGGTGTTGAAAGAACTTTCCCAATTCATTCTCCTAAAATTGAAAAAATCGAAGTAGTAAGAAAAGGTAAAGTAAGACGAGCTAGATTGTTCTATCTAAGAGAAAGAACTGGTAAAGCAGCTAAAGTTAAAGAATTAAGGAATTATTAA
- the ylqF gene encoding ribosome biogenesis GTPase YlqF, which yields MNINWYPGHMKKTKELLHENLKLVNIVIEVIDARIPISSKNPDFDILFKDKKRLIVLNKYDLADPVANKNWEEYYKSKGWTVVLYNSTNNKELRKLEMAIAEASREIIERYKKRGLLNKTIKAMIVGIPNVGKSTLINSIAKKKSAKTGNMPGVTKGKQWIRLSGNIDLLDTPGILWPKFDNEESALNLAFTGAIKDEVLVLEEIGLKFIEKMQHLGKEKAIIEKYGVENNDKALNIMENIALKRNLLYNKTEIDYLRVSSLILNDFRSGKLGKITLEKS from the coding sequence ATGAATATAAATTGGTATCCAGGACATATGAAAAAAACAAAGGAACTGCTTCATGAAAATCTTAAGTTAGTAAATATTGTAATAGAAGTTATTGATGCAAGAATTCCCATAAGTAGTAAAAATCCGGATTTTGATATTCTTTTTAAAGATAAAAAGAGATTAATTGTATTAAATAAATATGATTTAGCTGATCCAGTTGCAAATAAAAATTGGGAAGAATATTATAAAAGTAAGGGATGGACAGTAGTATTATATAATTCTACTAATAATAAAGAACTTAGAAAACTCGAAATGGCCATAGCAGAAGCATCTAGGGAAATAATTGAAAGGTATAAAAAAAGAGGATTATTAAACAAAACAATTAAAGCAATGATAGTAGGAATTCCTAATGTAGGAAAATCAACTCTTATAAATTCTATTGCAAAAAAGAAAAGCGCCAAAACAGGAAACATGCCAGGTGTTACTAAAGGTAAGCAATGGATACGACTATCTGGTAATATTGATTTATTAGATACTCCAGGTATACTTTGGCCAAAATTTGATAACGAAGAAAGTGCATTAAACCTTGCTTTTACTGGAGCAATTAAAGATGAAGTTTTAGTTTTAGAAGAAATAGGATTGAAATTTATAGAAAAAATGCAACACTTAGGTAAAGAAAAAGCGATTATTGAAAAATATGGTGTGGAAAACAATGACAAAGCTCTAAATATAATGGAAAATATTGCTTTGAAGCGAAACTTATTATATAATAAAACTGAAATTGATTATTTAAGAGTTAGCAGTTTAATTTTAAATGATTTTAGAAGTGGAAAGCTAGGTAAAATCACTTTAGAAAAATCTTAA
- a CDS encoding ribonuclease HII encodes MLKIEQELWDNGYKNIACIDEVGRGCLAGSVVACAIIMPRNLLIDGVNDSKKLTPKKRDKLFDIIKQSALAIGIGEISCNTVDKINIKNATKLAMKQAIENLKNKEGNKIVPDCLLIDAEKLDLHIPQHNIIKGDEKCHGIAAASIIAKVTRDRQMTVLDKTFPEYKFAKNKGYGTKDHVQALQIYGPTEIHRKSFLKKILNRNEQIEML; translated from the coding sequence ATGCTTAAAATAGAACAGGAACTTTGGGATAATGGTTATAAAAATATAGCTTGTATTGATGAAGTAGGAAGAGGATGTCTCGCAGGTAGTGTTGTTGCTTGTGCTATTATTATGCCTAGAAACTTACTAATCGACGGTGTGAATGACTCGAAAAAATTAACACCTAAAAAAAGAGATAAGCTCTTTGATATAATAAAACAATCAGCACTTGCCATTGGTATAGGTGAAATTAGTTGTAATACAGTTGATAAAATTAATATTAAAAATGCAACTAAACTTGCTATGAAACAAGCAATAGAAAACCTTAAAAATAAAGAAGGCAATAAGATAGTACCTGATTGTTTGTTAATCGATGCTGAAAAATTAGATTTACATATACCTCAGCATAATATTATAAAAGGTGATGAAAAATGTCATGGCATTGCCGCAGCTTCAATAATTGCAAAAGTTACAAGAGATAGACAAATGACAGTATTAGATAAAACTTTTCCAGAATATAAATTTGCAAAAAATAAGGGTTATGGAACTAAAGACCATGTCCAAGCATTGCAAATTTACGGACCTACTGAAATACATAGAAAATCATTTCTTAAAAAAATATTAAACAGAAATGAACAGATAGAAATGTTATAA
- a CDS encoding LytR/AlgR family response regulator transcription factor — protein sequence MCDYKIVVCDDEELCRSELKLLLEEYEVDNNINFEVDFYENGTELLKKKVKNYNIFLLDIEMEDINGIEIAKQIIKEYPDAIIMFITGYDSYIDNAFDLKVMRYLNKPVDKKRLYRALDIAISDINRQKQYVNVRDYRGEHCKIKINDIIRIYIEGRKVALEASKEIYETNKTFSEFEKLVENFDFVHTYKKRLVNLMYVSGFEDDKLLLIKGKNEIQEYINPRLMSHVRTEWLLYGRRFR from the coding sequence TTGTGTGATTATAAAATCGTAGTATGTGATGATGAAGAATTATGTCGAAGCGAATTAAAATTGCTGCTTGAGGAATATGAAGTAGATAATAACATAAACTTTGAAGTTGATTTTTATGAAAATGGCACAGAGCTACTTAAGAAAAAAGTAAAGAATTATAATATATTTTTATTAGATATAGAAATGGAAGATATTAATGGAATTGAAATTGCAAAGCAAATAATAAAGGAATACCCTGATGCAATAATTATGTTTATCACAGGGTACGATAGTTATATTGATAATGCTTTTGATTTAAAAGTTATGAGATATTTAAATAAACCTGTAGATAAAAAAAGACTATATAGAGCATTAGATATAGCGATTTCCGATATAAATAGACAAAAACAATATGTTAATGTTCGTGATTATAGGGGAGAACATTGTAAAATTAAAATTAATGATATTATAAGAATTTATATTGAAGGTAGAAAAGTTGCTTTAGAAGCATCTAAAGAAATATATGAAACAAATAAAACTTTTTCTGAATTCGAGAAATTAGTTGAAAATTTCGATTTTGTTCATACATATAAAAAACGTCTGGTAAATCTTATGTATGTTTCTGGTTTTGAAGATGATAAATTATTGCTTATTAAAGGTAAAAATGAAATACAAGAATATATTAATCCTAGACTTATGAGCCATGTAAGAACAGAATGGCTTTTATATGGGAGGCGCTTCAGATGA